The Ralstonia sp. RRA DNA segment GCCATCTCGGGCGCGCCATTCTTCTGCTTACTTTCTTTGGCAAGACAAAGAAAAGTGAGTCGTGCCCGGCAGGGTACGAAACAGGGATGGACCACAAGCAAGAAAAACCATCCCCCTCAAGCCAACTGCAACTGCGGCTGCCTTTGCGCCAGCCGCCGCATGAACGCCTCGCACTGCGCGATCTGCGTCAGTTCGATGTACTCGTTGGGCTTGTGCGCCTGTTCGATATTGCCGGGGCCGCACACCACCGTTGGGATGCCGGCGCGTGAGAACAGGCCCGCCTCGGTGCCGTAGTCGACCTTGCCGGGCACAGCACCACGGCTGTCGGCCAGTGCTTGCGCCAGCGTCACCAGTTCATGCGAAGGCGCGATCGATAGGCCGGGCGTGTTGGCTTTGATGGCGAAGCTGATGTCGGCGTCACTGGCGATGCGGCGCATCTGCGGCAGCAGCGTGTCGTGGGCGTAGCGCTCGACTTCGCTAAAGAGCTGGTCCGGATCGGTGCCGGGCAGATAGCGGAAGTCGAAGGTGAATTCGCAATCGCGCGGCACCACATTGGTAGCGATACCGCCCTTGATCGTGCCGGTATTGAGCGTGGTATGCGGGACGACAAAGGCACCGTCGCGTGCCTCCTCCGCTTCCAGTCGCGCGGCAATGGTGCGCAGATGCGCGATCAGCAGCGCAGCAAATTCGATGGCATTCACGCCCTGTGGCGTCAGCGCCGAGTGCGCTTCCTTGCCGCGCACGCAGCAGCGATATTCGCGCTTGCCCTTGTGCGCGACGATGGCGCGCATCGAGGTGGGTTCGCCGACGATGCAGCCGGCAGGCCTGATGCCGTTGGCCTCCAGGTCGCGCAGCAGGCCGCGCACGCCCACGCAGCCGATCTCTTCATCATACGAGAGCGAGAGATGGAAGCTGGCATCACCCTCCGCCGCCATGAAGTCCGGCACATGCGCAAGCGCAACGGCAATGAAGCTCTTCATGTCGGCAGTGCCGCGCCCGTACAGACGGCCATCGCGCAGTTGCGCGTCGAAGGGGTTGGTCTCCCACGGCTGGCCGTCCACAGGGACGACGTCGGTATGGCCGGAGAGCACCAGCCCCGGTTTGCGCCCCGGTGAGAGCGTGGCGAACAGGTTGGCCTTGCCGCCGGTCGCGTCGTACGTCAGGCGGCACTCGGCACCTTGGGCGCGCAGGCGGTCGCGCACCCATTCGATCAGGCCGAGGTTGGAGTTGCGGCTGACGGTGTCAAACGCCACCAGCGTACGGATCAGTTGCAGAACCTCATCGGACGGCTGCTGGATGGCGATGGACATGGTGGTGAGCGCGCGATTTGGGCTGGATCGTTCAGGCTT contains these protein-coding regions:
- the argE gene encoding acetylornithine deacetylase, with protein sequence MSIAIQQPSDEVLQLIRTLVAFDTVSRNSNLGLIEWVRDRLRAQGAECRLTYDATGGKANLFATLSPGRKPGLVLSGHTDVVPVDGQPWETNPFDAQLRDGRLYGRGTADMKSFIAVALAHVPDFMAAEGDASFHLSLSYDEEIGCVGVRGLLRDLEANGIRPAGCIVGEPTSMRAIVAHKGKREYRCCVRGKEAHSALTPQGVNAIEFAALLIAHLRTIAARLEAEEARDGAFVVPHTTLNTGTIKGGIATNVVPRDCEFTFDFRYLPGTDPDQLFSEVERYAHDTLLPQMRRIASDADISFAIKANTPGLSIAPSHELVTLAQALADSRGAVPGKVDYGTEAGLFSRAGIPTVVCGPGNIEQAHKPNEYIELTQIAQCEAFMRRLAQRQPQLQLA